One genomic region from Arthrobacter pigmenti encodes:
- the thiD gene encoding bifunctional hydroxymethylpyrimidine kinase/phosphomethylpyrimidine kinase, whose protein sequence is MATDSPAITLTIAGSEATGGAGAQVDLKTFQELGTYGIAALTCIVSFDPKDSWNHRFVPVDAQVIADQLEAIQSCHDIRTVKIGMLGTPQTIDTVAGALKSQEWENVVLDPVLICKGQEPGAALDTDQALKATILPLATFVTPNHFEAESLSGMEIRSLEDLKEAARRIHEASGAVVLAKGGVRLEGEDALDVYYDGETMDILSAPKVGDVAVSGAGCTLAAAIAAELAKGTTPLEAARTAKEFVTEGIRNRVSSHAPFDAVWQGGARAGV, encoded by the coding sequence ATGGCTACTGACTCACCAGCTATCACCCTGACCATCGCGGGCTCCGAGGCTACCGGAGGTGCCGGCGCGCAGGTGGACCTGAAGACGTTCCAGGAACTGGGCACCTATGGCATCGCGGCGCTGACGTGCATCGTCTCCTTCGATCCGAAGGACAGTTGGAACCATCGTTTTGTGCCCGTCGACGCGCAAGTCATCGCTGACCAGCTCGAGGCCATCCAGTCCTGCCACGACATCCGCACCGTTAAGATCGGCATGCTCGGCACACCCCAGACCATCGACACTGTCGCCGGTGCCCTGAAGTCGCAGGAGTGGGAAAACGTGGTGCTGGACCCGGTGCTGATCTGCAAGGGTCAGGAGCCGGGAGCGGCCCTCGACACGGATCAGGCCCTGAAGGCAACCATCCTCCCGCTTGCCACCTTCGTCACGCCGAACCATTTCGAAGCCGAGTCCCTCTCCGGCATGGAGATCCGTTCACTTGAGGATCTGAAGGAAGCGGCGCGGCGCATTCACGAGGCGAGTGGCGCCGTCGTACTCGCCAAGGGCGGCGTGCGGCTGGAAGGGGAGGACGCGCTCGACGTCTATTACGACGGCGAGACCATGGACATTCTCAGCGCACCGAAGGTGGGCGACGTTGCGGTCAGCGGCGCCGGTTGCACGCTGGCGGCAGCCATTGCCGCTGAACTGGCAAAGGGTACAACTCCCCTTGAGGCAGCCCGTACGGCAAAGGAATTCGTGACCGAGGGTATCCGTAACCGGGTCAGTTCGCATGCCCCGTTCGACGCCGTTTGGCAGGGTGGCGCACGAGCCGGCGTCTAG
- a CDS encoding YdeI/OmpD-associated family protein, with translation MRFSAELESSGKNTAGFEVPESIVEELGGGKHSKIEAKVNGYVFRTSIASMGGRYLFGMSADRRKESGVVVGQVYDVEIALDTAPREVDVPEDFAEALDNDPAAKAFWETLSYSNRSWHTLQVAGAKKPDTRAARIGKSVAMLREGRAR, from the coding sequence ATGAGATTTAGCGCCGAACTGGAATCATCGGGCAAGAACACCGCCGGCTTCGAGGTCCCGGAAAGCATCGTCGAGGAACTTGGCGGCGGAAAGCATTCCAAGATCGAGGCCAAGGTCAACGGGTACGTGTTCCGTACATCGATAGCGTCGATGGGCGGTCGATACCTGTTTGGGATGAGCGCAGACCGGCGTAAGGAGTCGGGAGTCGTCGTCGGGCAGGTGTACGACGTCGAAATCGCACTCGACACCGCACCCCGCGAAGTAGACGTTCCGGAAGACTTCGCTGAAGCACTGGACAACGACCCGGCAGCGAAAGCGTTCTGGGAGACCCTCTCGTACAGCAACAGAAGCTGGCACACGCTACAGGTTGCGGGCGCGAAGAAGCCGGACACCCGCGCTGCCCGGATAGGGAAGTCCGTCGCAATGCTGCGCGAGGGCCGGGCAAGATAA
- a CDS encoding SRPBCC domain-containing protein, whose translation MSDSADSLRQSSTERHPARDVPVQGPDPLSVHLNADARQVWLMLREPRLVRQWFGWEAEGLDEEIRSIYFAPSVVEGPDHKFLTVDGGDTFRIEPVQDGTLVTLERADSEEAITEGWVTFLQQLRFALERHPSATRRTAFFSGEPASDESIIGKLNAEQLQQPGDSYSLTLPNGHELNGTVWFRTENQLGLTVSEYADHGEGLVIVADQGGSSMVTVTTYGLGARALRDIWDGWEDFRQASYPSSEPLLTSEL comes from the coding sequence ATGAGTGACTCGGCAGATTCCCTCCGACAGTCCAGCACCGAGCGGCATCCCGCCCGCGACGTACCCGTTCAGGGGCCCGACCCGCTGAGTGTGCACCTCAACGCAGACGCCCGCCAGGTATGGCTGATGCTTCGGGAACCCCGCCTGGTCCGGCAGTGGTTCGGCTGGGAGGCGGAGGGTCTCGATGAGGAGATCCGTTCCATCTATTTCGCGCCGTCCGTGGTCGAGGGTCCGGATCATAAATTCCTGACTGTTGACGGCGGTGACACCTTCCGCATTGAGCCCGTCCAGGACGGCACGCTGGTAACTCTTGAGCGCGCCGATTCGGAAGAGGCGATCACCGAAGGTTGGGTCACGTTCCTGCAGCAACTCCGATTCGCCCTGGAACGCCATCCCTCGGCGACCCGGCGTACGGCGTTCTTCTCGGGCGAGCCTGCCTCCGACGAATCGATCATCGGGAAGCTGAACGCCGAGCAATTACAGCAGCCCGGGGACTCCTACTCGCTGACACTGCCCAACGGTCATGAGCTGAACGGAACCGTGTGGTTCCGCACAGAGAACCAACTGGGCCTGACCGTGTCCGAGTACGCCGATCACGGCGAGGGCCTAGTGATCGTCGCGGACCAGGGCGGTTCCAGCATGGTGACCGTCACGACGTACGGCCTCGGTGCTCGGGCTCTTCGCGATATCTGGGACGGCTGGGAAGATTTCCGGCAAGCTTCCTACCCGTCATCGGAGCCGTTGCTGACATCCGAGCTGTAG
- a CDS encoding DUF6707 family protein has translation MIDSHVAVRVQPLAAEAVSAGRRLLLPDGEGTREVVDVAVEPDDFGVPAVVLATLEGGETLRIASGSTVQAEAREEVMTADEGSPEALIAHVAAVHPESPRVHELAERLGRGVNFKSGSNLQDIRDLAMTLYVDLADAPSALKVCDLLMDQPFDGNFGRWNPIEGCLALAAHLTYDDDGPRAAAYATSLRTAGDAETDPLKAKLAGAVRQRQLNEPNLYDREIARSAGDPAVEKDWRGLRLSVLLYLRAHGGSEALGADALDRRIGHELVAIRALNHRLSASG, from the coding sequence ATGATCGACAGCCACGTGGCCGTACGGGTTCAACCGCTTGCCGCAGAGGCAGTGAGCGCGGGCCGCAGGCTTCTCCTCCCGGACGGCGAGGGCACGCGCGAAGTGGTGGATGTCGCCGTCGAGCCGGACGACTTCGGAGTGCCGGCCGTTGTGCTGGCCACCCTGGAGGGCGGCGAAACCCTTCGGATAGCCTCCGGGTCCACGGTTCAGGCGGAAGCTCGCGAGGAAGTGATGACAGCCGATGAGGGTTCGCCGGAGGCACTGATCGCGCATGTCGCTGCCGTGCATCCGGAGAGCCCGCGGGTGCACGAGCTGGCCGAGCGCCTGGGCCGGGGCGTGAACTTCAAGTCAGGCAGCAACCTCCAGGACATCCGCGACCTAGCCATGACCCTCTACGTTGACCTCGCGGATGCGCCGAGCGCGCTGAAGGTCTGCGATCTCCTGATGGACCAGCCCTTTGACGGCAACTTCGGCCGCTGGAATCCTATTGAGGGCTGCCTGGCCCTCGCCGCGCACCTGACTTACGACGACGACGGCCCCCGCGCCGCGGCCTACGCCACCTCCCTGCGAACGGCGGGCGACGCCGAGACGGACCCGCTGAAGGCCAAGCTTGCCGGGGCGGTCAGGCAGCGGCAGCTGAACGAACCGAATTTGTACGACCGGGAGATCGCGCGGTCCGCTGGTGATCCCGCCGTCGAGAAGGATTGGCGCGGACTGAGGTTGTCGGTGCTGCTCTACCTTCGGGCGCACGGCGGGTCCGAGGCGCTGGGTGCGGATGCGCTGGACCGGCGGATCGGCCATGAACTCGTTGCGATCAGGGCGCTGAACCATCGACTTTCCGCCTCTGGTTAG
- a CDS encoding S8 family serine peptidase — protein sequence MSKSYRRNSGKAVLASLTGLVLASSMWAPASAVEAPDGAPTAEGIELKTLPPGLKISENLNKAAGDVAVFVQFEGEGAFARTQSDAVQSGRKAPEDRSADVKKIREATQAKAKEVVAAVSGKELYVTSNTIPGVAVQGDVEAIRALAARPDVLKISRLTPKVPTNKGGVIDTEALNTWAGDLGETGDGVTIAIIDTGVDYTHAGFGGPGDIATFDAASAAVANTPETPPNTDWYDEAKYVGGWDLVGDTYNADPGGAEPFPYQPTPMPDANPIDCQSHGSHVAGTAAGYGVDSEGNTFEGDYSTLTEDAVNDMRIGPGTAPEAQIVSLRVFGCAGSSLVVGEALDLVLDPNGDGNFEDRSNVVNMSLGSNFPIPDDPEVDILNNLTAQGVLSVVSSGNDGDIYDIGGTPGSAKSALTVANSIGSQITLDRIDILAPPAEATEGPASGQYSVNFDYQAATEDQLNGTVVLAPEANRFGCEAFAPGTFDGEWVWLQWEEDGAFPCGSGVRFDNVEAGGGAGVILDSPRDVFDAGIAGNDSIPGAQFNRESSERLRAEAATGELQVQLNPEYIAASSGPSNALDTLNPSSSRGVHGSYGVVKPDVAAPGTQIGSVAVGTGNGGSVKTGTSMSAPNVAGIAALVYAATEFNAYEVKNAIMNTATADLTVEAGGDVEYAPNRTGSGRVNALNAVGTDAIAYDSEDPSLVTVNFGVVEVGADAYSATRKISVRNYSDQPHTYTAEYLAATEIPGVVIDVPDQPITVNGGETVEFDITMTIADPAAMVKAIDPAAEVTHTITSLEPDLDVTRQYIAQASGRVELTSATTNTLRVPVHAAPKPASDMSAEPRVQYLNGSDLEELLTLSGRGLSQGGAPGEMTSYTSLVSPFVLGEESGRLTGLPLDSLNALDLKAVGAASTVPGILAAGGDPADGILNIGISTWDNWSVPTGTLNFTVELDTNNDEVPDFLVQSFREPPVDLDLFLVSALDAEGNATGLTLVPANGVDGATDTNTFDTNVITIPIPVATLGLELGSTNSIQYKVRTISSFTVNTEGDSIGEVDATEWIDFNITDPSLWFAGATGAETAFVDADGASIGVTRDRGVANGNILLLHHHNATGAKEEIVPIRVGQKKFTDIATADHEESIVKLEQLAITDGYSEANGTFTFRPFEPVNRDVMAAFMFRFADVGIFAAPGNSPFADLNGPADPGADTAFFYKEMTWMESADLSNGYAEPNGLPTYRPLTAVNRDVMAAFMYRYASEYCDIPAARAYDGTDSPFDDIPAGFVFEKEVSWMSEAGISFGWDEGNNRTEFRPYVQVTREQMAAFMIRLLDYVDDNGGCAPGSID from the coding sequence ATGAGCAAGTCATACCGCCGGAATTCAGGAAAGGCTGTGTTGGCTTCGCTGACCGGTCTTGTCCTGGCTTCCAGCATGTGGGCGCCGGCTTCAGCGGTTGAAGCGCCGGACGGCGCACCGACTGCTGAGGGCATTGAGCTGAAGACGCTCCCGCCTGGTCTCAAAATCAGTGAAAATTTGAACAAGGCTGCCGGTGATGTTGCGGTCTTCGTGCAGTTCGAAGGCGAAGGTGCCTTTGCACGCACGCAGTCGGACGCGGTCCAGAGTGGCCGGAAAGCTCCGGAAGACCGCAGCGCCGACGTGAAGAAGATCCGCGAAGCCACGCAAGCCAAAGCCAAGGAGGTTGTTGCTGCGGTTTCCGGCAAGGAACTGTACGTGACCTCCAACACCATTCCCGGTGTTGCAGTGCAGGGCGATGTTGAGGCAATCCGCGCGCTTGCCGCACGGCCCGACGTCCTCAAGATCAGCCGCCTCACGCCGAAGGTGCCCACCAACAAGGGTGGCGTCATCGACACCGAGGCCCTCAACACCTGGGCAGGCGACCTGGGCGAAACCGGCGACGGCGTAACCATCGCGATCATCGACACCGGCGTCGACTACACCCACGCCGGCTTTGGCGGCCCTGGCGACATCGCGACGTTTGACGCCGCGAGCGCTGCTGTCGCGAACACGCCCGAGACGCCGCCTAATACCGATTGGTACGACGAAGCCAAGTACGTAGGCGGTTGGGATCTTGTTGGCGACACCTACAACGCAGACCCCGGCGGCGCCGAGCCGTTCCCTTACCAGCCCACCCCGATGCCCGATGCCAACCCGATCGACTGCCAGAGCCATGGCTCCCACGTTGCCGGCACCGCCGCCGGCTATGGCGTCGACTCCGAAGGCAACACCTTCGAGGGCGATTACTCGACCCTGACGGAAGACGCCGTCAACGATATGCGCATCGGCCCAGGCACGGCCCCTGAGGCCCAGATTGTCAGCCTGCGCGTCTTCGGTTGCGCCGGCTCCAGCCTTGTTGTCGGTGAAGCACTCGACCTGGTGCTCGATCCCAACGGTGACGGAAACTTCGAGGACCGTTCGAATGTTGTAAACATGTCGCTGGGCTCGAACTTCCCTATCCCCGATGATCCCGAAGTTGACATCCTCAACAACCTGACCGCGCAGGGCGTGCTCTCCGTGGTCTCCTCCGGCAACGACGGCGACATCTACGACATCGGCGGCACCCCTGGTAGCGCCAAGTCTGCGCTGACCGTTGCCAACAGCATCGGCTCACAGATCACGCTGGATCGCATTGACATCCTGGCCCCGCCCGCAGAGGCCACAGAAGGTCCCGCATCCGGCCAGTACAGCGTCAACTTCGACTACCAGGCAGCTACCGAAGATCAGCTCAACGGGACCGTTGTGCTGGCTCCGGAAGCCAACAGGTTTGGTTGCGAGGCGTTCGCTCCCGGCACCTTCGACGGTGAATGGGTTTGGCTGCAGTGGGAAGAGGACGGCGCGTTCCCGTGTGGCTCCGGTGTCCGCTTCGACAACGTTGAGGCAGGTGGCGGCGCGGGCGTAATCCTCGATTCGCCCCGCGACGTGTTCGACGCCGGTATCGCAGGCAACGACAGCATCCCGGGCGCCCAGTTCAACCGCGAGTCTTCTGAGCGCCTCCGCGCTGAAGCTGCCACGGGTGAGCTGCAGGTTCAGCTCAACCCGGAATACATCGCCGCTTCCTCTGGGCCATCCAACGCTCTCGATACGCTGAACCCCAGCTCGTCACGTGGAGTCCACGGTTCATACGGTGTGGTTAAGCCCGACGTCGCTGCACCCGGCACACAGATTGGCTCAGTCGCGGTTGGCACCGGTAACGGCGGATCGGTGAAGACCGGAACGTCAATGTCAGCCCCGAACGTGGCCGGCATTGCTGCCCTCGTTTACGCAGCCACCGAGTTCAATGCCTATGAGGTCAAGAACGCCATCATGAACACGGCGACCGCAGACCTCACGGTGGAGGCTGGGGGCGACGTGGAGTACGCACCGAACCGCACAGGTTCGGGACGGGTTAACGCGCTGAACGCCGTCGGCACTGATGCTATCGCCTACGATTCCGAGGACCCCTCCCTGGTGACGGTCAACTTCGGTGTTGTTGAGGTCGGCGCAGATGCTTACAGTGCTACCCGCAAGATCAGCGTCCGGAACTACTCGGATCAGCCGCATACCTACACCGCGGAGTACCTGGCCGCAACGGAGATCCCGGGGGTGGTCATTGATGTTCCAGACCAGCCGATCACCGTCAACGGTGGTGAAACCGTCGAGTTCGACATCACCATGACGATCGCTGACCCAGCCGCGATGGTGAAGGCAATCGATCCTGCAGCCGAAGTCACGCACACCATCACGTCCCTTGAACCGGACCTGGATGTGACCCGGCAATACATTGCACAGGCTTCCGGTCGCGTGGAGCTCACCAGTGCAACCACCAACACCTTGCGCGTTCCGGTTCACGCTGCGCCCAAGCCTGCTTCCGATATGTCGGCCGAGCCCCGGGTCCAGTACCTGAATGGCTCTGACCTTGAGGAACTGCTGACTCTTTCAGGCCGTGGCCTGTCACAGGGTGGCGCTCCGGGCGAGATGACGTCCTACACGTCGCTCGTTTCACCGTTCGTTCTGGGTGAGGAAAGTGGACGCCTCACCGGCCTGCCGCTGGATTCGCTGAACGCGCTGGACCTGAAGGCAGTTGGCGCTGCATCCACCGTTCCGGGAATTCTGGCAGCAGGTGGGGACCCCGCTGATGGCATTCTCAACATCGGAATCAGCACCTGGGACAACTGGTCCGTACCTACAGGAACTCTTAACTTCACGGTGGAGCTCGACACGAACAATGACGAGGTGCCGGACTTCCTGGTGCAGTCTTTCCGTGAACCGCCCGTGGATTTGGACCTGTTCCTGGTTTCCGCTCTTGACGCCGAAGGAAACGCCACCGGTCTCACGCTCGTCCCGGCCAACGGTGTAGACGGTGCAACGGACACCAACACGTTCGACACCAACGTAATCACTATCCCGATCCCGGTGGCGACCCTCGGGTTGGAACTGGGCAGCACCAATAGCATCCAGTACAAGGTGCGCACCATCAGCAGCTTCACCGTCAACACCGAGGGTGACAGCATTGGCGAGGTAGATGCAACAGAGTGGATCGACTTCAACATCACTGATCCGAGCCTCTGGTTCGCCGGAGCTACCGGCGCAGAGACTGCGTTTGTTGACGCCGATGGAGCATCGATTGGCGTGACCCGTGACCGGGGCGTGGCTAATGGAAACATCCTGCTGCTGCACCACCACAACGCAACGGGTGCCAAGGAAGAGATCGTTCCGATCCGCGTAGGCCAGAAGAAGTTCACGGACATCGCGACGGCCGATCACGAGGAATCGATCGTGAAGCTCGAGCAGCTCGCAATCACCGACGGTTATTCTGAGGCGAACGGAACCTTCACCTTCCGCCCGTTCGAACCAGTGAACCGCGACGTGATGGCAGCGTTCATGTTCCGCTTCGCTGACGTCGGTATCTTCGCAGCTCCGGGCAACTCCCCGTTCGCTGACCTCAACGGTCCGGCCGATCCGGGTGCTGACACGGCATTCTTCTACAAGGAAATGACGTGGATGGAATCGGCGGACCTGTCCAACGGTTACGCTGAGCCAAATGGCCTGCCGACCTACCGGCCGCTGACAGCCGTCAACCGCGATGTCATGGCCGCGTTCATGTACCGGTACGCAAGCGAGTACTGCGACATCCCGGCTGCCCGTGCCTACGACGGCACTGACAGCCCGTTCGACGACATCCCTGCGGGTTTCGTCTTCGAGAAGGAAGTTTCGTGGATGTCCGAAGCCGGTATCTCATTCGGTTGGGACGAGGGCAACAACCGGACGGAATTCCGTCCGTACGTCCAGGTCACCCGTGAGCAGATGGCTGCGTTCATGATCCGCCTGCTCGACTACGTAGATGACAACGGCGGTTGCGCCCCCGGTTCGATCGACTGA
- a CDS encoding queuosine precursor transporter, translating to MTQLQEHARARYATVGSANFSIMLAVLAVVVILSNIGASKGVVIGPIIGEFSIITDGGFFLFPLAYVLGDVISEVYGFKAARLGIIVTFVLSVFASLVFGIIIALPGFDDDFGLAKQEALELALGPVPLIVLASLLGFLVGQTLNSLVLVRMKARFGERSLWARLMASTGVGEFADTLIFCAIAASVIGITDFPTFLNYLFFGFVYKTLVEVLLLPVTTTAIRWVKRNEPSYAG from the coding sequence ATGACTCAACTGCAGGAACATGCCCGCGCCCGTTACGCGACCGTAGGCAGCGCAAACTTTTCGATCATGCTGGCGGTGCTTGCCGTCGTCGTCATCCTGTCCAATATCGGTGCGTCCAAGGGGGTGGTGATCGGCCCGATCATCGGAGAATTCAGCATCATCACCGACGGCGGCTTCTTCCTGTTCCCGCTGGCGTACGTTCTTGGCGACGTGATCAGTGAGGTGTACGGGTTCAAGGCGGCGCGGCTCGGGATCATCGTGACGTTCGTGCTCTCGGTGTTTGCCTCGCTGGTGTTCGGGATCATCATTGCGTTGCCCGGATTCGATGACGATTTCGGCCTGGCCAAACAGGAAGCGCTCGAATTGGCGCTGGGGCCGGTGCCGTTGATCGTGCTGGCGTCACTGCTCGGGTTCCTGGTTGGGCAGACGCTGAACTCCCTGGTGCTCGTGCGGATGAAGGCCAGGTTCGGCGAGCGGAGCCTGTGGGCACGGCTGATGGCCTCGACGGGTGTGGGCGAATTCGCGGATACCCTCATTTTCTGCGCAATCGCGGCGTCCGTCATCGGCATCACCGACTTCCCAACGTTCCTGAACTACCTTTTCTTCGGATTCGTGTACAAGACGCTGGTCGAGGTGCTCCTACTGCCGGTAACGACGACGGCGATCCGCTGGGTGAAGCGGAACGAGCCGTCCTACGCGGGGTAG
- the tgt gene encoding tRNA guanosine(34) transglycosylase Tgt — MEGWQNERVPQSDFSFSIGKRLGETVPAAAGLHGRTGTICTPHGEIRTPAFIAVGTKATVKAVLPESMKEAGAQALLANAYHLYLQPGADVLDEAGGLGKFMNWDGPTFTDSGGFQVMSLGSGFKKVITMDSAAASEHAGADDRVAAGKERLAHIDDDGVWFVSHLNGDRHRFTPEISMQVQHQLGADVMFAFDELTTLMNSRGYQEESLERTRLWAERCILEHERLTVSRAGKPYQALFGVIQGAQYEDLRRKASRDLGAMNFDGFGVGGALEKENLGTILGWCADELPEAKPRHLLGISEPDDLFTGIENGADTFDCVSPTRVARNSAFYVPDGRWNLSNARFKRDFTPLMEGCDCYTCTHYTRAYIHHLFKAKEMISATLISIHNERFVIRMVDDARAAIEDGTYFDLKAEVLGRYYAGSR, encoded by the coding sequence ATGGAGGGCTGGCAGAATGAGCGGGTGCCACAATCAGATTTTTCCTTCTCCATCGGTAAGCGGCTGGGCGAAACGGTGCCCGCTGCCGCCGGGCTTCACGGGCGTACCGGGACCATTTGTACGCCGCATGGCGAGATTCGGACACCGGCATTCATCGCCGTCGGGACCAAGGCCACCGTCAAAGCGGTGCTGCCGGAGTCGATGAAGGAGGCAGGTGCGCAGGCGCTGCTCGCCAACGCCTATCACCTCTACCTGCAGCCCGGCGCGGACGTGCTGGACGAGGCCGGCGGCCTGGGCAAATTCATGAACTGGGATGGGCCCACGTTCACGGACTCGGGCGGGTTTCAGGTGATGAGCCTGGGGTCGGGGTTCAAGAAGGTCATCACCATGGATTCGGCTGCGGCGTCCGAGCACGCTGGCGCCGACGACCGCGTTGCTGCCGGGAAGGAGCGGCTGGCACACATCGACGACGACGGCGTGTGGTTCGTCTCGCACCTCAACGGCGACCGGCACAGGTTCACACCCGAGATTTCCATGCAGGTACAGCATCAGCTCGGGGCGGACGTCATGTTCGCATTCGATGAGCTCACCACCCTGATGAACTCGCGCGGATACCAGGAGGAATCCCTTGAGCGGACGCGCCTGTGGGCTGAGCGCTGCATTCTTGAACACGAGCGATTGACGGTTTCCCGCGCCGGCAAGCCGTACCAGGCGCTGTTCGGCGTGATCCAAGGCGCGCAGTATGAGGATCTGCGACGGAAAGCGTCGCGGGATCTTGGGGCGATGAACTTCGACGGCTTCGGGGTTGGCGGGGCGCTGGAGAAAGAGAATCTGGGAACTATTCTCGGATGGTGCGCTGATGAGTTGCCTGAGGCCAAGCCTCGGCATCTGCTCGGTATATCGGAGCCGGATGATCTGTTCACCGGGATCGAAAACGGTGCGGACACGTTCGATTGCGTCTCCCCCACGCGTGTGGCCCGTAACTCCGCGTTCTACGTACCGGACGGACGGTGGAACCTGTCCAACGCCCGGTTCAAGCGCGATTTCACGCCGCTCATGGAGGGCTGCGACTGCTACACCTGCACCCATTACACCCGTGCGTACATCCATCACCTGTTCAAGGCGAAGGAGATGATCTCGGCGACGCTGATCTCGATCCACAACGAGCGGTTCGTCATCCGGATGGTCGACGACGCCCGCGCCGCGATCGAGGACGGCACGTACTTCGACCTGAAGGCGGAGGTGTTGGGGCGCTACTACGCGGGTTCCCGGTAG
- a CDS encoding TetR/AcrR family transcriptional regulator, translating to MPQKKSEATRSRLVVTALRLFRERGYDKTTMRTIAKEAGVSTGNAYYYFTSKDDLVQELYQSLQDEQRTRSLPLLRDGQNLGEHLRAILQTGVDVMGPYHDFGSNFISVAIQPSSNLSPFSSDSAVARAKSIALFNQAVTTARPQPPMAIRADLPELLWLVYMGVTLFWVYDRSPNQQRTRRLIDNAAPLIAKLVILSRLPVVRKIVDDVVQLIKNAKA from the coding sequence ATGCCCCAGAAGAAGAGCGAAGCGACCCGCAGCAGGCTCGTAGTCACCGCCCTCAGGCTGTTCCGCGAACGGGGTTATGACAAAACCACCATGCGCACCATCGCGAAGGAAGCCGGCGTTTCCACCGGGAACGCCTACTACTACTTCACCTCGAAGGATGACCTCGTCCAGGAGCTCTACCAATCCCTCCAGGACGAGCAACGCACCAGATCCCTGCCCCTTCTTCGCGACGGGCAAAATCTCGGCGAACACCTGCGCGCCATTCTGCAGACCGGAGTCGACGTCATGGGTCCGTACCACGACTTCGGTTCGAACTTCATCAGCGTCGCCATCCAGCCGTCGTCGAACCTCAGCCCATTCAGCAGCGACTCTGCAGTCGCCCGCGCCAAGTCGATCGCCCTCTTCAACCAGGCCGTCACCACCGCCCGTCCGCAACCACCCATGGCCATCCGCGCGGACCTTCCCGAACTCCTCTGGCTCGTCTACATGGGCGTCACGCTTTTCTGGGTCTACGACCGCTCCCCCAATCAGCAACGCACCCGCCGCCTCATCGACAACGCGGCGCCACTCATCGCCAAGCTGGTCATCCTGTCGCGTCTGCCGGTGGTGCGGAAGATCGTGGACGACGTCGTCCAACTCATCAAGAACGCGAAGGCATGA
- a CDS encoding NUDIX hydrolase family protein — protein sequence MNLRTPDPNPGWLNEDDLYEARRRLPMVYVEAIPVRCDSLGYVTEVGLLLQANDQGEMVRTFVTGRVMYRETIRAALLRHLEKDLGPFALPQLPPCPVPFTIAEYFPSPSETGLTDDRQHAVALAYLIPVTGECNPRQDALELTWLTPEEALSPEVSAEFSGGRDSLLRQALAYAGWTR from the coding sequence ATGAACCTGCGCACTCCAGACCCCAACCCCGGGTGGCTCAATGAGGATGACCTGTACGAGGCACGCCGTCGGCTTCCCATGGTGTACGTGGAGGCGATCCCTGTCCGGTGCGATTCCCTGGGCTACGTCACCGAGGTAGGGCTGCTGCTGCAGGCTAATGATCAGGGCGAGATGGTGCGCACGTTCGTCACGGGGCGTGTCATGTACCGCGAAACCATCCGCGCCGCACTGTTGCGCCATCTGGAGAAGGACCTCGGACCCTTCGCACTCCCCCAGCTGCCGCCGTGTCCGGTCCCGTTCACGATCGCCGAGTACTTCCCGTCGCCGTCGGAAACCGGACTCACCGATGACCGGCAGCACGCCGTCGCGCTCGCCTACCTGATCCCGGTCACCGGCGAGTGCAACCCCCGCCAGGATGCCCTCGAGCTGACCTGGCTCACACCCGAAGAGGCCCTGAGCCCGGAAGTAAGTGCCGAATTCTCCGGTGGCCGGGACAGCCTGCTCCGGCAGGCGCTGGCCTACGCCGGTTGGACCCGCTGA